GGCTTCTGGCAGGCTTCCGGCGCAAGAATAGGTTTTCAGGCCGGTTATTCCGGCGGACTTATGTCTTCGGCGGATAACGTAAGCGGAGGCGATATGAACGGCAGTTCAAGAGCGTCCGCATATACGGCTGCCGTTAGGGGAGGCTATACTTTTAAGACGCAGGTCGTTAACATTACTCCTATCCTGGGAGTTTCTTAC
This region of Candidatus Acidulodesulfobacterium acidiphilum genomic DNA includes:
- a CDS encoding autotransporter outer membrane beta-barrel domain-containing protein produces the protein MSSADNVSGGDMNGSSRASAYTAAVRGGYTFKTQVVNITPILGVSY